One Fundulus heteroclitus isolate FHET01 chromosome 11, MU-UCD_Fhet_4.1, whole genome shotgun sequence DNA segment encodes these proteins:
- the b3glctb gene encoding beta-1,3-glucosyltransferase, with protein sequence MWLMAVSWSLCLLLGWASKREEQPAQSSAEPEELVIVIQSQKNSFHARRGQQRKEEILQEAANLGQGLPVVLLLHELSYYEGSWSVLPVLPLLSAIYGDSASWFLFIEEETTVVLPVLLKVLKRYPVQEEWFLGRGLHDNKPSIIHHYAFFEDPSYFGYPDPAAGWALSAPLYRRLAERIQYENLKSDFTIDLTHEIALFIWEEGRGPALTTVPEFCTETRDNCATTFTTYLPNCGDPVSKNNLFVAVKTCEKFHSVRVPVVKSTWEKDAAHLEYYSDVTDASIPTIDLGVPNTERGHCGKTFAIMRRFLSQAVPKVDWLLIVDDDTLISLPRLRHLLRCYDPEEAVSLGERYGYGLMQNGYSYTTGGGGIVLSRTAVSSLLSSGCSCYSDDAPDDMVLGRCFTSIGVPITHSPLFHQAQPDDYSGTRIGPQHSISFHKHWGIDPVAVYRKWFKDSHLRDEL encoded by the exons GCTTCAAAGCGCGAGGAGCAGCCAGCGCAGAGCTCCGCTG AGCCTGAGGAGTTGGTAATCGTGATTCAGAGTCAGAAGAACTCCTTCCATGCCCGACGCGGCCAACAAAGGAAGGAAGAGATTCTGCAGGAGGCAGCTAATCTTGGGCAG GGGCTTCCGGtggttctcctcctccatgAGCTGTCATATTATGAAGGAAGCTGGAGCGTCCTTCCTGTGCTTCCGCT TCTCTCTGCTATTTACGGGGATTCTGCATCCTGGTTTCTATTCATTGAAGAGGAAACCACGGTTGTTTTGCCTGTTCTGCTGAAAGTTCTTAAAAGATATCCCGTCCAAGAG GAATGGTTTTTGGGTCGGGGTCTCCATGACAACAAGCCCTCGATCATTCACCACTACGCATTTTTTGAAGACCCCTCTTATTTTGGTTACCCTGACCCGGCGGCAGGATGGGCTCTAAGTGCTCCGCTGTACCGAAG ACTCGCTGAACGGATTCAGTATGAGAATCTGAAGTCGGATTTTACAATTGACTTGACCCACGAG ATTGCTCTATTTATTTGGGAGGAAGGAAGAGGTCCAGCGCTGACTACAGTTCCAGAGTTTTGTACAGAGACGAGAGACAACTGTGCAACCACATTTACAACCTACCTACCCAACTGT GGGGATCCTGTatcaaaaaacaatttatttgttGCTGTGAAAACCTGTGAAAAATTTCATTCAGTACGAG TACCAGTGGTGAAGTCCACTTGGGAAAAAGACGCTGCTCATTTAGAGTACTATAGCGATGTGACTGATGCGTCCATACCCACTATAGACCTGGGAGTGCCCAATACTGAGAGAG GACATTGTGGGAAGACGTTTGCCATCATGAGGCGTTTTCTGAGCCAAGCCGTGCCGAAGGTTGATTGGCTCCTCATTGTTGATGATGATACTTTAATCAG tttgccCCGGCTGCGACATCTGCTGCGATGCTACGACCCAGAGGAAGCAGTGAGCCTGGGAGAAAGATACGGGTATGGCTTGATGCAGAACGGATACAGCTACAccacaggaggaggagg GATCGTACTAAGCAGGACGGCGGTGTCCAGCCTGCTCTCCAGTGGCTGCAGCTGCTATAGCGATGATGCTCCTGACGACATGGTCCTGGGGAGGTGCTTCACTTCCATCGGCGTTCCCATCACACACAGTCCGCTGTTCCATCAG GCCCAACCGGATGACTACTCGGGGACACGGATTGGCCCTCAGCACTCAATATCCTTCCATAAGCACTGGGGTATAGATCCTGTCGCTGTCTACAGAAAATGGTTCAAGGACTCGCACCTAAGAGATGAACTGTGA